In Campylobacter sp., one DNA window encodes the following:
- a CDS encoding sulfite exporter TauE/SafE family protein, producing MLELPFIGIVVGFISGFFGIGGGTVVMPVMMALGYDVKTAAGISVMQMFIISLFGSYLNYRAGKLRLDSGIAVGLGGLCGASISGFIVKYSPEIVLEIGLLLTLAISFLKLFSTNVTSGGNADPHGAALFFIGFAIGAIALSMGVGGAVFLTPILVGFLGVDIKRAVCMGLFFIVFGSFSALLSLLYNGHVDYERGALLAVGGLLGVYFGTSQARRAKRETQKKWLLVLYVVLFALALKKVLQ from the coding sequence ATGCTAGAACTCCCCTTTATCGGCATTGTCGTGGGCTTCATATCGGGCTTTTTCGGTATCGGTGGCGGCACGGTCGTAATGCCCGTGATGATGGCTCTAGGCTACGACGTCAAGACCGCCGCGGGCATCTCGGTGATGCAGATGTTCATCATCTCGCTTTTTGGCTCATATCTGAACTACCGCGCGGGCAAGCTTCGCCTAGATAGCGGCATCGCGGTGGGGCTCGGAGGGCTGTGCGGCGCGAGCATATCGGGCTTCATCGTAAAATACTCGCCAGAAATCGTGCTTGAGATCGGTCTTTTGCTGACGCTTGCGATCTCATTTCTTAAACTCTTTAGCACGAACGTAACAAGCGGCGGCAACGCCGATCCCCACGGCGCGGCGCTGTTTTTCATCGGCTTTGCTATCGGTGCGATCGCGCTTAGCATGGGCGTGGGCGGAGCGGTATTTTTGACGCCGATTTTGGTCGGATTTTTGGGCGTCGATATCAAAAGAGCGGTCTGTATGGGGCTGTTTTTCATCGTTTTCGGCTCATTTAGCGCGCTTTTAAGCCTTTTGTATAACGGCCATGTAGATTACGAACGCGGCGCGCTGCTAGCTGTGGGCGGGCTTTTGGGCGTGTATTTCGGTACCTCTCAGGCTCGCCGTGCAAAGCGCGAAACGCAGAAAAAATGGCTGCTCGTCCTCTACGTCGTGCTATTTGCGCTGGCGCTAAAAAAGGTGCTGCAGTAG
- a CDS encoding TonB-dependent receptor, with product MKKQILLVPLAIGTIGGANAAENNATKSQDLGQIVVQATVSAVDNLKYAGSAGILTPKDMKAKTNVIDSIMQIPGVDGSMDMGRQIGRQFQIRGFGYQSDERVIIKQDGVRRSAGMYSNMISSFRTDSDILKRVEVIKGASSVLHGSGAIGGIVNMQTKSASDYLSEGKSVGLMLGQRLESNNMHSTRGAVYGKGEEIPIDVLLYGKRASYGNIKFADGGTHYAPDYDKSFNNEHIDTGFFKIGANLDDHRISFSAFDYDENLHTMWQTLWQNDADLFVSGNLSQRDYVFDWSFTPQSPLVDMSFKAYKSRAEYKRGYTSGADTGSYTNKDDRKGLEIKNISEFDTGFLNHSFAFGGDYENRQEDAIFIQNGALRDFASFPNEYNSYGLFAQDLIRLHDDLELTLGGRYDRFDRNIKGKPAKFKDSRFSPRAAIAYTLFDKFTLLAGYSESFRAPTPHETSQSGPINRMYYYIPNPDLKPETVKEYEVGFSFKQDEIFTDDHFNMKFIYFNGNIKDMIDVKPLPHLGVPPGGFSQQYGQYQNIDQAKRHGFELSSNYQTQDFDFGASFERLRIYNKKTHENINNHAKKLSAHAFYSPLHNLNLGFEVSHYFKPHSKPASYFVRGREYFYVDKSFTIANFRGSYKIKNGVIPVLDGADVSFGVNNIFDKHYINANRTRETVVVGAGRNFYVDLEVRF from the coding sequence ATGAAAAAGCAAATTTTATTGGTGCCGCTTGCGATAGGCACAATAGGCGGAGCGAATGCGGCCGAAAATAACGCCACGAAGTCGCAGGATCTAGGCCAAATCGTCGTACAAGCGACGGTAAGCGCGGTCGATAACCTAAAATACGCGGGCTCGGCCGGAATTTTAACCCCCAAGGATATGAAAGCCAAAACCAACGTGATCGATTCGATCATGCAGATACCGGGCGTTGATGGCAGCATGGATATGGGGCGTCAGATCGGCAGGCAGTTTCAGATCCGCGGATTCGGATATCAAAGCGACGAGCGCGTCATCATCAAGCAAGACGGCGTGCGCAGAAGCGCGGGGATGTACTCAAATATGATCTCATCCTTTCGCACCGATAGCGACATTTTAAAGCGCGTCGAGGTCATAAAGGGCGCCTCGTCCGTGCTTCACGGTTCAGGCGCGATCGGCGGTATCGTAAATATGCAGACCAAAAGCGCGAGCGATTATCTAAGCGAGGGCAAAAGCGTAGGTTTGATGCTAGGACAGAGGCTTGAATCAAACAATATGCATAGCACGCGCGGCGCGGTCTACGGCAAGGGCGAGGAGATTCCGATTGATGTTTTACTCTACGGCAAGCGCGCAAGCTACGGCAATATCAAGTTCGCAGACGGCGGCACGCACTACGCCCCGGACTACGATAAGAGCTTTAATAACGAGCATATCGATACCGGATTTTTTAAGATCGGCGCAAATTTAGACGATCACCGCATAAGCTTCAGCGCCTTTGATTACGACGAAAATTTACACACGATGTGGCAGACACTATGGCAAAATGATGCAGATCTCTTCGTAAGCGGAAATTTAAGCCAGAGAGATTACGTTTTTGATTGGAGCTTTACGCCGCAAAGCCCGCTAGTTGATATGTCTTTTAAGGCCTATAAAAGCAGAGCTGAGTATAAACGCGGCTATACCAGCGGCGCAGATACCGGCAGTTACACGAACAAAGACGATCGTAAGGGGCTAGAGATCAAAAATATCTCGGAATTTGATACGGGCTTTTTAAATCATAGCTTCGCTTTCGGCGGCGATTACGAAAATAGGCAGGAGGATGCGATCTTTATCCAAAATGGAGCGCTAAGAGATTTCGCCTCCTTTCCGAACGAATACAATAGCTACGGGCTTTTTGCACAGGATCTGATCCGCTTGCACGATGATTTAGAGCTTACCTTGGGCGGTAGATACGATAGATTCGATCGCAACATCAAAGGCAAACCCGCGAAATTTAAAGATTCCAGATTTTCTCCACGCGCGGCAATTGCCTACACTCTCTTTGATAAATTTACTCTTTTAGCGGGATATAGCGAGAGTTTCCGCGCGCCTACGCCGCACGAAACATCGCAATCAGGACCGATAAACCGAATGTATTATTACATCCCAAATCCCGATCTAAAGCCTGAAACCGTCAAAGAGTACGAGGTCGGATTTAGTTTTAAACAGGATGAAATTTTTACGGACGATCACTTCAATATGAAATTTATCTACTTTAACGGCAATATCAAAGATATGATTGACGTTAAGCCGCTACCGCATCTTGGCGTACCGCCGGGCGGCTTTTCGCAACAATACGGGCAGTATCAAAATATCGATCAAGCCAAAAGGCATGGTTTTGAGCTAAGCTCAAACTACCAAACGCAGGACTTTGATTTCGGCGCGAGTTTCGAACGACTTAGAATTTACAATAAAAAGACGCACGAAAACATAAACAATCACGCCAAAAAGTTAAGCGCGCACGCTTTCTACTCGCCTCTGCACAATTTAAATTTAGGCTTTGAGGTAAGCCACTATTTTAAGCCTCATTCTAAACCCGCTTCCTATTTTGTACGCGGGAGGGAGTATTTTTATGTAGATAAGTCCTTCACGATCGCAAATTTCAGAGGAAGCTACAAGATCAAAAACGGCGTTATTCCAGTCCTTGACGGCGCGGACGTGAGCTTTGGCGTAAATAATATTTTCGATAAGCATTATATCAACGCAAACCGCACGCGCGAGACTGTGGTGGTGGGTGCTGGACGAAATTTCTACGTCGATTTGGAAGTAAGATTTTAG
- a CDS encoding anthranilate synthase component I family protein: MLLEEPLFYYREILKTHPQSYLAEDDTQVIIGIDCDYFDGFKMSFEALRLKFDEVKGAKEGASEFKNASFAGLFGVLGYDIVRTFENIGAPKQALYDFPPFFYADAANYLHYDKISKIYDFYGKDAQIYESLRGLSSQASQQVAVETAAASQSAARADAAIKGGSKSQNVAKPAPQKRELKFKILTDLSAEESHFSEMVEEAKEKIKSGDVFQVVLGEILKIGTNLGSLEFYERLKKNNPSPYMFHFPTPYGCVAGSSPELIMEIKKDEIFVAPIAGTRSRGANAEADAALERELLSDEKELAEHRMLIDLARNDIGKFAAPASVRVQNAMRVVRYESVMHIVSEVYGTKPRGVSAFEVLSTIFPAGTLSGSPKIRAMQIINELERYERGIYGGGIGFWRFSGDVMQAILIRSAIFLNRDAQDSCSDEDFKRNSGLNLDATCGWINSQATELCDGENPETTELCGVAAQKGSGGALNLESEPSFSRAMRFEVAKFSAENFGCEGLNNLVFIGAGAGIVYDSSPKSEYAEICKKRKSPLKAIEELCEEV, from the coding sequence ATGCTTTTAGAAGAGCCGCTGTTTTACTACCGCGAAATTTTAAAGACGCATCCGCAAAGCTACCTCGCAGAGGACGACACTCAGGTCATCATCGGCATCGATTGCGATTATTTCGACGGATTTAAGATGAGTTTTGAGGCTTTGAGGCTTAAATTTGATGAGGTAAAGGGCGCAAAAGAGGGCGCGAGCGAGTTTAAAAACGCGAGCTTTGCCGGGCTTTTCGGCGTTTTGGGCTACGACATCGTGCGCACATTCGAAAATATCGGCGCGCCGAAGCAGGCGCTGTATGACTTCCCGCCGTTTTTTTACGCCGACGCCGCAAACTACCTGCACTACGATAAAATCAGCAAAATTTACGATTTTTACGGCAAAGACGCCCAAATTTACGAAAGCCTGCGCGGGCTTAGCTCGCAGGCTTCACAACAGGTCGCCGTCGAAACAGCAGCTGCGTCCCAGAGTGCTGCAAGAGCGGACGCCGCTATAAAGGGCGGCTCAAAATCGCAAAACGTAGCGAAGCCCGCGCCGCAGAAAAGAGAGCTTAAATTTAAAATTTTAACCGATCTTAGCGCCGAGGAGTCTCATTTTAGCGAGATGGTCGAAGAAGCGAAAGAAAAGATAAAAAGCGGCGACGTGTTTCAGGTCGTGCTGGGTGAAATTTTAAAAATCGGCACGAATCTCGGTAGCCTGGAGTTTTACGAGCGACTCAAAAAGAACAATCCGAGTCCCTATATGTTTCACTTCCCGACGCCCTACGGCTGCGTCGCGGGCTCCAGTCCCGAGCTCATTATGGAGATCAAAAAGGACGAAATTTTCGTCGCTCCCATTGCGGGCACCCGTAGCAGAGGCGCAAATGCCGAAGCGGACGCGGCGCTTGAGCGCGAGCTTTTAAGTGACGAAAAGGAGCTTGCGGAGCATCGGATGCTGATCGATCTAGCTCGCAACGACATCGGCAAATTCGCCGCGCCAGCCTCGGTGCGGGTGCAAAATGCGATGCGCGTCGTGCGCTACGAAAGCGTGATGCACATCGTAAGCGAGGTCTACGGCACCAAGCCGCGCGGGGTGAGCGCGTTTGAGGTGCTTAGCACGATCTTTCCTGCGGGCACGCTAAGCGGTAGCCCGAAGATCCGCGCGATGCAGATCATAAACGAGCTGGAGCGCTACGAGCGCGGTATATACGGCGGCGGAATCGGGTTTTGGCGCTTTAGCGGCGACGTGATGCAGGCGATCTTGATCCGCTCGGCGATCTTTTTAAATCGCGACGCGCAAGATTCCTGCTCGGACGAGGATTTTAAACGAAATTCCGGTTTAAATTTAGACGCTACTTGCGGCTGGATAAATTCCCAAGCGACGGAACTTTGCGACGGCGAAAATCCCGAGACGACGGAGCTTTGCGGTGTCGCGGCGCAAAAGGGCAGCGGCGGGGCGCTAAATTTAGAAAGCGAGCCGAGCTTTAGCCGCGCGATGCGGTTTGAGGTCGCTAAATTTAGCGCGGAGAATTTCGGCTGCGAAGGGCTAAACAATCTCGTATTTATCGGCGCGGGCGCGGGTATCGTTTACGACAGCTCACCAAAGAGCGAATACGCGGAGATCTGCAAAAAGCGCAAAAGCCCGCTTAAGGCGATCGAGGAGCTATGCGAGGAAGTTTAG
- the trpD gene encoding anthranilate phosphoribosyltransferase encodes MILMIDNYDSFVFNIYQYILELTGEEVRYFRNDEITLQRVRELAPSHIILSPGPNHPKDSGVCLDILRADLDVPILGVCLGHQAIGYAAGAEIKQLEVPLHGKSSAIEIFSDGVLFSGLPRKFEVMRYHSLYVDEATLPSEFEILAKSENDGIIMAMKHRSKPVLGIQFHPESFFTQYGKKIIENFINYGKKIILKEKLVVNFAPFMLKLQKGFPLDSDDYAVICKALYEQDYDIVQLAGLLVLISEKSLYPSSLTALVRSILKYSITYDDPSPMFDIVGTGGDRLKTINISTTVAFIAASFGVRVAKHGNRAITSRSGSSDALDALGVPLLSDLAQIRALLDHTGLAFFHAPFFHKITAEVKEVRNRLKIGTVFNIMGPLLNPNLSLSNQIVGNYLEEVNGLIAETLMILGRKHALVVHGMDGMDEISLCDETLIHEVKDGKILEYRVSPEQFGFARAFHSDIEGGDGEANAKILKQILKGELSGPKFDIVVLNAMFALYCADVVSSPAEAKPLILEAIKSGKTWKFYENYVGARA; translated from the coding sequence TTGATTTTAATGATAGATAATTACGACAGCTTCGTTTTTAATATTTATCAATACATTTTGGAGCTCACGGGTGAGGAGGTGCGTTACTTCCGCAACGACGAGATAACGCTGCAGCGGGTGCGCGAACTTGCCCCGTCGCACATAATCCTAAGTCCCGGACCAAATCATCCAAAAGACAGCGGCGTCTGCCTGGATATTTTGCGCGCGGATTTGGACGTGCCGATTTTGGGCGTGTGTTTGGGGCATCAGGCGATCGGATATGCGGCGGGCGCGGAGATAAAGCAGCTGGAGGTGCCGCTGCACGGCAAGAGCTCGGCGATCGAAATTTTTAGTGACGGCGTACTTTTTAGCGGGCTGCCGCGTAAATTTGAAGTGATGCGCTACCACTCGCTTTATGTGGACGAAGCGACGTTGCCGAGCGAGTTTGAAATTTTAGCAAAGAGCGAAAATGACGGCATTATAATGGCGATGAAACACCGAAGTAAGCCGGTTTTAGGCATCCAATTTCATCCCGAGAGCTTTTTTACGCAATACGGCAAAAAGATCATCGAAAATTTCATCAATTACGGCAAAAAGATAATTTTAAAGGAGAAACTCGTGGTAAATTTCGCCCCGTTTATGTTGAAGCTACAAAAGGGCTTCCCGTTAGACAGCGACGATTACGCCGTCATTTGCAAGGCGCTTTACGAGCAGGATTACGACATCGTGCAGCTTGCGGGGCTGCTCGTGCTAATCAGCGAAAAATCGCTCTATCCAAGCAGCCTTACGGCGCTCGTGCGCAGTATATTAAAATACTCGATCACCTACGACGATCCGAGCCCGATGTTTGACATCGTAGGCACGGGCGGCGATAGACTAAAGACGATCAATATCTCTACGACCGTGGCCTTTATCGCGGCAAGCTTCGGCGTGCGCGTCGCCAAGCACGGTAACCGCGCGATTACTAGCAGATCGGGAAGCTCCGATGCGCTGGACGCTCTGGGCGTGCCGCTACTTAGCGATCTGGCGCAGATTAGAGCGCTGCTAGATCACACCGGGCTAGCGTTTTTTCACGCGCCGTTTTTTCACAAGATCACCGCCGAGGTCAAAGAGGTGCGCAACCGCCTAAAAATCGGCACCGTCTTTAATATAATGGGGCCGCTTTTAAATCCGAATTTAAGCCTAAGCAATCAGATCGTAGGAAATTATCTGGAGGAAGTAAACGGGCTCATCGCCGAAACGCTGATGATTTTGGGGCGCAAGCACGCTCTGGTGGTACACGGCATGGACGGCATGGATGAGATCAGCCTGTGCGACGAGACGCTAATCCACGAGGTCAAGGACGGCAAAATTTTAGAATACCGCGTAAGTCCCGAGCAGTTCGGCTTCGCTCGGGCATTTCACAGCGATATCGAAGGCGGCGATGGCGAGGCTAATGCCAAGATTTTAAAGCAAATTTTAAAAGGCGAGCTGAGCGGGCCAAAATTTGACATCGTCGTGCTAAATGCGATGTTTGCGCTATACTGCGCGGATGTCGTTTCAAGCCCTGCGGAGGCTAAGCCGCTCATTTTAGAGGCGATCAAATCGGGCAAGACGTGGAAATTTTACGAAAACTACGTAGGAGCGAGAGCTTAG
- the yedE gene encoding YedE family putative selenium transporter: MNNVKWYIIAGAVLGVLGATLVHFGNPGNMGVCVACFLRDTTGALGFHRAAAVQYIRPEIIGLVFGGFLASVFWTREFAPVTGSSPFAKFFLGIFAMIGCLVFLGCPWRAFLRLGGGDLTALAGLAGLICGVLIGFLLKKRGYEASKEARLSGAIGILPVLLGAALLAALIFGLKTGEGGALFISAKGPGSQHAAVGISLAAGIIVGAVMHRSKFCSVGAFGRIFRGDFSMFWGVLSVIAFASIANIAFGQYKLGFDDQPIAHNDFVWNFLGMVLAGLCFSLSEGCPGKHLVQAGTGNLSSGIFVIGMAAGAAIAHNFLLASSAKGITEFAPYAVAIGFVFALYVGIFQRRGA, translated from the coding sequence ATGAATAACGTTAAATGGTACATCATCGCAGGCGCCGTGCTAGGCGTGCTGGGTGCGACGCTGGTGCATTTCGGAAACCCGGGCAATATGGGCGTTTGCGTCGCTTGCTTTTTACGCGATACCACGGGCGCGCTGGGCTTTCACCGAGCTGCCGCGGTGCAATACATCCGCCCGGAGATCATAGGGCTTGTGTTCGGCGGCTTTTTAGCAAGCGTATTTTGGACGCGCGAGTTTGCGCCGGTTACCGGCAGTTCGCCGTTTGCGAAATTTTTCCTAGGGATTTTCGCGATGATCGGTTGCCTCGTATTTTTGGGATGCCCTTGGCGCGCGTTTTTGCGCCTAGGCGGCGGCGATTTGACCGCGCTAGCCGGATTAGCGGGTCTGATCTGCGGCGTACTCATTGGGTTTTTGCTTAAAAAGCGCGGCTATGAGGCGAGTAAAGAGGCAAGGCTTAGCGGCGCGATCGGAATTTTGCCCGTGCTACTGGGCGCTGCGCTGCTTGCGGCCTTGATTTTCGGACTCAAAACGGGCGAGGGCGGCGCGCTTTTTATCTCCGCTAAAGGCCCTGGTTCGCAACACGCTGCGGTAGGCATCTCGCTGGCTGCGGGCATTATCGTGGGTGCGGTGATGCATAGAAGCAAATTTTGCAGCGTCGGCGCGTTCGGTAGAATTTTTCGCGGCGATTTCTCGATGTTTTGGGGCGTGCTAAGCGTCATCGCGTTTGCAAGCATCGCAAATATCGCATTCGGACAATACAAACTCGGCTTTGACGACCAGCCTATCGCACACAACGATTTTGTTTGGAATTTCTTAGGCATGGTGCTCGCAGGTCTTTGCTTCAGCCTCAGCGAAGGCTGCCCGGGCAAGCATCTGGTGCAGGCCGGCACGGGAAATTTAAGCTCGGGCATATTCGTCATCGGCATGGCGGCTGGCGCTGCAATCGCGCACAATTTCTTGCTCGCAAGTTCGGCTAAAGGCATCACCGAGTTCGCTCCTTACGCGGTTGCGATCGGTTTTGTTTTTGCGCTTTACGTGGGGATTTTTCAAAGACGCGGCGCTTAA
- a CDS encoding CrcB family protein translates to MTNLILAGLGGCVGAMARVGLSGAIARAMDRAGFWSAFPIATFCVNALGSLLIGFLLALNLTQSLRVFFIAGALGGFTTFSTFSYDTLQLLLAREFAIGVLNAVLSVCVCMLFCYAGLLAGRALTG, encoded by the coding sequence TTGACGAACTTGATTTTAGCGGGGCTAGGCGGCTGTGTAGGCGCGATGGCGCGAGTAGGCTTAAGCGGAGCGATCGCGCGCGCAATGGATCGCGCCGGGTTTTGGAGCGCGTTTCCGATCGCTACTTTTTGCGTGAATGCGCTGGGAAGCCTGCTGATAGGGTTTTTGCTCGCACTAAATTTAACGCAGAGCCTGCGGGTATTTTTTATCGCAGGCGCGCTGGGCGGCTTTACGACATTTTCTACGTTCAGCTACGATACGCTGCAACTATTGCTGGCGCGAGAATTTGCTATCGGTGTGCTAAACGCGGTCTTAAGCGTATGCGTTTGTATGTTGTTTTGCTATGCTGGGCTGCTCGCTGGCAGAGCGCTTACAGGCTAG
- the trpA gene encoding tryptophan synthase subunit alpha, with protein sequence MDKIKAAFAGKKANIGYIVAGYPSPAHTKEFLSNLDESVIDLLEIGIPYSDPLADGPEIFKASFSAVQNGVNAEKVFEILKGVQTRKPLVFLVYYNVIFAYGAREFVSKAASYGISGLIIPDLPYEENEEIFALCEEFGIALIPLISVTSEHRAARVLSRARGFIYGVGAIGVTGSKQTPISRLKNMVADLKKMSDLPVAIGFGIRSSSDVRATKEYADGAIIGTAIVNLCANYGGRELQDKIAELFN encoded by the coding sequence ATGGATAAGATCAAGGCGGCCTTTGCCGGCAAAAAGGCAAACATCGGCTACATCGTGGCGGGCTACCCGAGCCCCGCGCACACGAAGGAGTTCTTGTCAAATTTAGACGAAAGCGTGATCGATCTGCTTGAGATCGGCATCCCGTATTCCGATCCGCTCGCAGACGGCCCCGAAATTTTTAAGGCGAGCTTTTCCGCGGTGCAAAACGGCGTAAACGCGGAGAAGGTATTTGAAATTTTAAAAGGGGTGCAAACGCGCAAGCCGCTTGTGTTTTTGGTCTATTACAACGTGATCTTTGCCTACGGCGCGCGCGAGTTTGTATCTAAGGCGGCGAGCTACGGCATCAGCGGGCTAATAATCCCCGATCTGCCGTATGAGGAAAATGAGGAAATTTTCGCGCTTTGTGAGGAGTTCGGTATCGCGCTCATTCCGCTTATTAGCGTTACGAGCGAGCACCGCGCCGCGCGAGTTTTGAGCCGTGCTCGAGGCTTCATCTACGGCGTGGGCGCTATCGGCGTGACAGGAAGCAAGCAAACTCCGATCTCGCGCCTAAAAAATATGGTCGCCGATCTTAAAAAAATGAGCGATCTGCCCGTAGCGATCGGCTTTGGTATTCGCAGCTCTAGCGACGTTCGCGCCACGAAAGAATACGCAGACGGCGCTATCATCGGCACTGCGATCGTAAATTTATGCGCAAACTATGGCGGGCGCGAGCTGCAAGACAAGATCGCCGAACTTTTTAACTAA
- a CDS encoding DNA adenine methylase yields MASGEKREFLSEQLISYLGNKRSLLAPIERAIYEIKAELGQGKISFADVFSGSGIVARLAKAHSNLVIANDLEGYSRAINSCYLSNFSDELWRDLNELHAEILRNFTPKESFFSELYAPKDDEDIKVGERAFYTRRNALILGGLCEQIGKIPQEFRDFFTAPLLSEASIHSNTGGVFKGFYKDKAGVGKFGGSGENALARIMGEISLRLPVLSSFVCESAVFKEDAACFAQSARECFSQLDVAYFDPPYNQHPYGSNYFMLNLITDFINEGKRPNAVGLSKVSGIPADWNRSAYNKKSSSAEEFFALLAKFPAKFLIISFNSEGFISKAEFLKNLAQIGSVRTIEIRYPTYRASRNLNARELYVTEFLYVVQK; encoded by the coding sequence ATGGCTAGCGGCGAAAAGAGGGAGTTTTTAAGCGAGCAGCTCATCAGCTATCTGGGCAACAAGCGCTCGCTGCTAGCGCCGATAGAGCGGGCGATCTACGAAATCAAAGCGGAGCTTGGGCAGGGCAAGATCAGCTTCGCAGACGTCTTTAGCGGCAGCGGCATCGTCGCGCGCCTGGCCAAAGCGCACTCAAACCTCGTGATCGCAAACGATCTGGAGGGCTACTCGCGCGCGATAAACTCCTGCTATCTTTCAAATTTTAGCGACGAACTGTGGCGGGATTTAAACGAGCTGCACGCTGAAATTTTAAGAAATTTTACGCCGAAGGAGAGCTTTTTTAGCGAGCTGTACGCGCCGAAGGACGATGAGGATATTAAAGTGGGCGAGCGCGCTTTTTACACGCGCCGAAACGCCCTGATTTTGGGCGGGCTTTGCGAGCAGATCGGTAAAATCCCGCAAGAATTTCGCGATTTTTTCACCGCGCCGCTGCTTAGCGAGGCGAGTATCCACTCAAACACGGGCGGCGTTTTTAAGGGCTTTTACAAGGACAAAGCGGGCGTAGGCAAGTTCGGCGGCAGCGGCGAAAACGCGCTAGCTCGCATAATGGGCGAGATTTCTTTGCGCCTGCCCGTGCTTTCAAGCTTCGTCTGCGAAAGCGCGGTCTTTAAAGAGGATGCCGCGTGCTTTGCACAGAGCGCGCGCGAGTGCTTTTCGCAGCTTGACGTCGCGTATTTTGATCCGCCCTACAATCAGCACCCCTACGGCTCGAACTATTTTATGCTAAATTTGATCACGGATTTTATAAACGAGGGTAAGCGCCCAAATGCTGTGGGGCTTAGCAAGGTCTCTGGGATTCCCGCGGACTGGAACCGCTCTGCCTACAACAAAAAATCAAGCTCTGCTGAGGAATTTTTCGCGCTGCTGGCGAAATTTCCGGCGAAATTTTTAATAATCTCTTTTAATTCCGAGGGCTTTATCTCGAAGGCGGAATTTTTAAAAAACCTCGCGCAAATCGGCTCCGTGCGCACGATAGAGATCCGCTATCCGACCTACCGCGCGAGCAGAAATTTAAACGCGCGCGAGCTTTACGTGACGGAATTTTTATATGTCGTACAGAAGTAA
- a CDS encoding YaaA family protein — MKILFSPSEMKSEQSGDTRICKRNFIFADLYEKRLQMLHAYADFVDKASEAELCKLFGLKKWDAALRENIFEKGCAKALLRYTGTAYRALGYASLSPGAQEFAERNTIIFSNLFGPVLGGDALPNYKLKQGEKFGDIDAAKFYRDSFSAALDRYLADECVVDLRAGFYEKFYEMKHEYLSFSFIKDGKVLSHYAKAWRGKVLREIALAGACSEAEVLALRLNGASVLEIKQIGLKKEIVLEIS; from the coding sequence ATGAAGATTTTATTTTCCCCAAGCGAGATGAAAAGCGAGCAAAGCGGCGACACGCGCATTTGCAAGCGAAATTTCATCTTTGCAGATCTTTACGAAAAGCGCCTGCAGATGCTGCACGCTTATGCGGATTTTGTGGATAAAGCAAGCGAGGCGGAGCTTTGCAAGCTTTTCGGGCTGAAAAAATGGGATGCGGCCCTGCGCGAAAATATCTTTGAAAAAGGCTGCGCGAAGGCGCTTTTGCGCTACACGGGCACTGCGTATCGCGCTTTAGGCTACGCGTCGCTAAGCCCCGGCGCACAGGAGTTTGCAGAGCGAAACACGATAATTTTTTCAAACCTTTTCGGCCCCGTGCTGGGCGGCGACGCGTTGCCGAACTACAAGCTCAAGCAGGGCGAGAAATTCGGCGACATAGACGCGGCGAAATTTTATCGCGATAGTTTCTCCGCCGCGCTGGATCGGTATCTGGCGGATGAGTGCGTCGTGGATCTGCGCGCGGGATTTTACGAGAAATTTTATGAGATGAAGCACGAATATCTGAGTTTTAGTTTCATTAAAGACGGCAAGGTGCTGAGCCACTATGCCAAGGCTTGGCGCGGCAAGGTGTTGCGCGAAATCGCTCTTGCAGGCGCTTGCAGCGAGGCGGAGGTGCTTGCGCTGCGCTTAAACGGCGCCTCCGTGCTAGAGATCAAACAGATCGGGCTAAAAAAGGAGATCGTGCTGGAAATTTCATAA